In Paenibacillus sonchi, a single genomic region encodes these proteins:
- a CDS encoding helix-turn-helix transcriptional regulator, giving the protein MYGGVGVKEEHGYLVFLLQLKEKAADLGTEGLLEQLSVQLQYKVKQFLKGSLSIVITEWFRFPDQLPEQFRQASSYFRQIVGDEREFVMRVSDLHEPSEQGPLDALYTPPSLINLLESGHWEAAGAKLMDVCAELDEKWPESWEHCMEAGFLITAAFSNLAHRNGHTLAKLLGTDIEELQSGEAFTSINKLRVWSLSVLGKLKEGTSSEIKDIRSLYVKKIQEFTDKNLHLDVSLRVLADHVNLHPTHLSKIYKIETGEGISEYISRLRMDRACHMLKTTGKKVYEISNDIGYMDPAYFIKVFKRQFGVTPQEYRDGKK; this is encoded by the coding sequence ATGTATGGAGGTGTGGGGGTCAAGGAAGAGCACGGATATCTTGTATTTCTGCTGCAGCTGAAGGAAAAAGCCGCAGACCTGGGGACAGAGGGCCTTTTGGAGCAGCTGTCCGTGCAGCTGCAGTACAAGGTAAAGCAATTCCTGAAAGGTTCCCTGTCGATTGTGATCACGGAATGGTTCAGGTTCCCTGACCAGCTGCCCGAACAATTCCGCCAGGCTTCATCCTATTTCCGCCAGATTGTCGGAGACGAGCGGGAATTCGTCATGAGGGTAAGCGACTTGCACGAACCGTCCGAACAAGGGCCGCTGGACGCGCTGTACACCCCGCCTTCCTTGATTAACCTGCTGGAATCCGGCCACTGGGAAGCAGCCGGGGCCAAGCTGATGGATGTCTGTGCCGAGCTGGATGAGAAATGGCCCGAATCCTGGGAGCACTGCATGGAGGCCGGATTTTTGATCACGGCCGCTTTCTCCAATCTGGCGCACCGGAATGGACATACCCTGGCGAAGCTGCTGGGGACAGATATTGAAGAGCTGCAGAGCGGGGAAGCTTTTACCTCTATCAACAAGCTCAGAGTGTGGTCACTCAGCGTGCTCGGCAAGCTGAAAGAGGGAACCTCCAGCGAGATCAAAGACATCCGTTCCCTCTACGTGAAGAAGATTCAGGAGTTTACGGATAAGAATCTGCATCTTGATGTCTCCTTGCGGGTTCTGGCCGACCATGTCAATCTGCACCCGACCCACTTGTCCAAAATCTACAAGATTGAAACGGGCGAAGGCATCAGCGAATATATCTCCCGCCTGCGCATGGACCGTGCCTGCCATATGCTGAAGACCACCGGCAAAAAGGTGTATGAAATCAGCAATGACATCGGATATATGGACCCTGCCTATTTCATCAAAGTATTCAAACGCCAGTTTGGGGTCACGCCGCAGGAATACCGGGACGGGAAAAAATAG
- a CDS encoding response regulator, producing the protein MQMIIVDDEAHWVDNLSMTKPWHTLGIEQVHKAYSASEALQIIETHPIDIVISDIQMPEMTGLELMERIRRRDKKIKCIILSGHSEFEFAKSAIQHNAVDYLLKPPTDSELLGAVQTAIAQLNAEWELISSLERTQYTLRENLPLLRGQLLLSALQGQRMPADEWERKLENYGLPFRNGDCALMLVRLEEEFGQYKNNGQPLIEYAVINMAEEIIGECMEVWGSRKSTDILYFCCS; encoded by the coding sequence ATGCAAATGATCATTGTTGACGATGAAGCCCACTGGGTAGACAACCTGTCCATGACCAAACCCTGGCACACGCTGGGCATCGAACAAGTACACAAGGCTTATTCCGCTTCCGAGGCGCTTCAGATCATTGAGACACACCCTATAGACATTGTGATCTCTGATATTCAAATGCCTGAAATGACGGGACTTGAGCTGATGGAGCGGATACGGAGACGGGATAAGAAAATCAAATGCATTATCTTATCCGGACACTCGGAATTTGAATTCGCCAAAAGCGCCATTCAGCACAACGCAGTCGATTATCTGCTCAAGCCCCCGACAGACAGCGAGCTGTTAGGCGCCGTCCAAACCGCGATTGCACAATTGAACGCGGAATGGGAGCTGATCAGCTCCCTGGAACGGACCCAATATACCCTAAGGGAGAATCTGCCGCTGCTGCGCGGCCAGCTCCTGCTGAGTGCCCTGCAGGGCCAACGGATGCCGGCCGACGAATGGGAACGCAAGCTGGAAAATTACGGTCTTCCCTTCCGCAATGGGGATTGTGCACTGATGCTTGTCCGGCTGGAAGAAGAATTCGGACAATATAAAAACAACGGCCAGCCGCTCATTGAATATGCGGTTATCAATATGGCCGAAGAGATCATTGGCGAATGTATGGAGGTGTGGGGGTCAAGGAAGAGCACGGATATCTTGTATTTCTGCTGCAGCTGA
- a CDS encoding sensor histidine kinase: MHGVGKSYSSGEIRISGECSGCCCRVYIDDDGPGLSPEQQEALNRKMREPLQEEMGCGLWNTNQRLIHQFGNHSALHFTESPLGGFRTEIVWEIPAQEEQPLPTNLQGDTANANDHC; encoded by the coding sequence ATCCACGGGGTCGGCAAATCGTACAGCTCCGGTGAAATCAGGATCAGCGGCGAGTGCTCCGGCTGCTGCTGCCGGGTGTATATCGACGACGACGGGCCGGGTCTAAGCCCGGAGCAGCAGGAAGCGCTCAACCGCAAGATGCGGGAGCCGCTGCAGGAGGAGATGGGCTGCGGTCTTTGGAATACGAATCAGCGGCTCATTCACCAGTTCGGCAATCACTCCGCCCTGCATTTCACAGAATCGCCGCTGGGCGGCTTCCGGACAGAAATTGTCTGGGAAATTCCGGCCCAGGAAGAGCAGCCTCTGCCCACTAACTTACAAGGAGACACCGCAAATGCAAATGATCATTGTTGA
- a CDS encoding sensor histidine kinase, which yields MNRTADQKLTAELIGYLDKHSPDSSTQHVISLGHKNYLVSSVKSSYLEWYLVDVVPLDRILGPISVSRNLFYVSMLLLFVVGISASILLYQNVQRPIKKLIKGLRRVQRGDYSVRLHSEDHNEFSFLFYRFNDMSHQIQDLIENVFNEKIRAREATLKQLQAQINPHFLYNCLGFIINMAQMKDEEAVVSMAYNLSAYYRYTTRMERDTATLDDEVRLLVNYLDIQKLRNGRIEYHIDIPQEMLSYSIPASSCSRLWRTRSSTGSANRTAPVKSGSAASAPAAAAGCISTTTGRV from the coding sequence TTGAACCGTACTGCGGACCAGAAGTTAACCGCTGAATTGATCGGTTATCTGGACAAGCATTCGCCGGACAGCAGCACACAGCATGTAATCAGTCTGGGACATAAAAATTATCTGGTCAGCTCCGTCAAATCCTCATATCTGGAATGGTATCTGGTTGACGTTGTGCCGCTCGACCGCATCCTTGGGCCTATATCCGTCAGCCGCAATTTATTCTATGTATCCATGCTGCTGCTGTTTGTTGTGGGGATTTCGGCCTCTATTCTGCTCTACCAGAATGTGCAGCGGCCCATCAAAAAGCTGATCAAAGGACTCCGGCGGGTGCAGCGGGGCGACTACTCCGTACGCCTTCACTCGGAGGATCATAACGAATTTTCGTTCCTCTTTTACCGGTTCAATGATATGTCCCATCAGATTCAGGATCTCATCGAAAATGTCTTCAACGAAAAAATCCGGGCCCGGGAAGCCACCCTTAAGCAGCTTCAAGCTCAGATCAATCCGCATTTTCTCTACAATTGCCTGGGTTTTATTATTAACATGGCCCAGATGAAGGATGAAGAAGCTGTCGTATCGATGGCCTATAATCTTAGCGCCTACTATCGCTATACTACCCGGATGGAGCGGGACACCGCCACGTTGGATGATGAAGTCCGGCTGCTCGTCAACTATCTGGATATCCAGAAGCTGCGCAATGGCCGGATCGAATATCACATTGATATCCCGCAGGAGATGCTGAGTTATTCTATCCCCGCCTCCTCCTGCAGCCGATTGTGGAGAACTCGGTCATCCACGGGGTCGGCAAATCGTACAGCTCCGGTGAAATCAGGATCAGCGGCGAGTGCTCCGGCTGCTGCTGCCGGGTGTATATCGACGACGACGGGCCGGGTCTAA
- a CDS encoding ABC transporter permease produces MEANTIQQVNPGKPLRQSRKKKVKQPWMLHLMVLPAAVMVFIFSYIPMGGILMAFQDYKPKPGLFGSPWVGLKHFEYMWQNDYFLQITWNTLFFAGTKIIMNLIIPFFFALLLNEVRKMALKRTIQTLVYLPHFLSWVTLSGILIDMLAQTGLINQFISSVFGIKPIFFLGDGSWFRFTIIFSDVWKEFGFNMIIFLAALSGISPSLYEAAEVDGAGRWKQTIYITIPALIPIAIVVATLALGNVLNANFDQVFNLYSPLIYQQGDIIDTFVYREGLLSGQFSFATAVNLFKSAISLILIVISYRLAYRFAGYRIF; encoded by the coding sequence ATGGAAGCTAACACTATACAGCAGGTGAATCCTGGAAAACCGCTGCGCCAATCGAGGAAAAAGAAGGTTAAGCAGCCGTGGATGCTCCACCTTATGGTGCTGCCGGCGGCGGTTATGGTGTTTATATTTTCTTATATTCCCATGGGTGGAATTCTTATGGCCTTTCAGGATTATAAGCCGAAGCCCGGATTATTTGGCTCTCCTTGGGTAGGACTGAAACATTTCGAATACATGTGGCAGAACGATTATTTCCTGCAGATAACCTGGAATACACTGTTCTTCGCCGGCACTAAAATAATCATGAACCTGATTATCCCGTTCTTCTTCGCGCTGCTGCTCAATGAGGTCAGAAAAATGGCGCTCAAAAGAACCATCCAGACACTGGTCTATCTGCCGCACTTTCTGTCCTGGGTTACCCTTTCGGGGATTCTGATTGATATGCTTGCCCAGACGGGGCTCATCAACCAGTTCATTTCCAGTGTTTTCGGCATAAAGCCGATTTTCTTCCTGGGCGACGGCAGCTGGTTCCGGTTCACAATCATTTTCAGTGATGTCTGGAAGGAATTCGGATTCAACATGATTATCTTCCTGGCCGCACTGTCCGGGATCAGTCCCTCCCTGTACGAAGCTGCGGAAGTGGACGGGGCGGGGCGCTGGAAGCAGACGATCTATATTACCATTCCGGCGTTGATCCCGATTGCCATTGTGGTAGCCACCCTGGCACTGGGCAACGTGCTGAACGCGAACTTTGACCAGGTGTTCAACCTGTACAGCCCTTTGATCTATCAGCAAGGCGATATTATTGACACGTTTGTCTACAGAGAAGGTCTTCTCAGCGGACAGTTCAGCTTTGCTACAGCCGTGAATTTGTTCAAATCGGCGATAAGCTTAATTCTGATCGTGATCTCCTACCGGCTGGCGTACCGTTTTGCCGGCTACAGAATCTTCTAG
- a CDS encoding carbohydrate ABC transporter permease: MYHKTVSYRVFSVFNNVFLTLISVLCLLPLFHLLMVSLSSTAPANAGLVTFWPIGFTLEAYAKTFDNANFLSSLWVSVERTVLGTAMALVVNTIAAYALSKETHVFRARNIYLWYFVITMLFSGGLIPGYILILKLGLMDSLMALILPGLVAVFNIILLLNFFRTVPKDLEEAAFIDGAGHFRTFYSVYLPVSMPVLATVSLFIMVGHWNAYFDGIIYIKDASKLPLATFMQTIIVQADMTKLDPAAVANLSQRTIRASQIFISALPILLVYPFLQRYFVTGIVVGAVKE; the protein is encoded by the coding sequence ATGTATCACAAAACAGTGTCCTACCGCGTATTCAGCGTATTCAATAATGTCTTCCTGACGCTTATTTCCGTGCTGTGCCTGCTTCCGCTCTTTCATCTGCTGATGGTGTCCCTCAGCTCAACGGCTCCGGCCAATGCCGGGCTGGTGACCTTTTGGCCGATCGGCTTCACCCTTGAAGCCTATGCAAAAACGTTTGACAACGCCAACTTTCTCTCCTCCCTGTGGGTGTCGGTAGAACGGACCGTGCTGGGAACGGCAATGGCTTTGGTGGTGAACACCATTGCTGCCTATGCACTCTCCAAGGAAACGCATGTTTTCCGGGCACGCAATATTTACCTTTGGTATTTTGTCATCACGATGCTGTTCAGCGGGGGCCTGATTCCCGGCTACATCCTGATTCTGAAGCTTGGGCTGATGGATTCCCTGATGGCGCTGATCCTTCCGGGACTGGTAGCGGTCTTCAATATCATCCTGCTGCTGAATTTCTTCCGGACGGTGCCCAAGGATCTCGAAGAAGCCGCCTTTATTGACGGGGCAGGCCATTTCCGGACCTTTTACAGCGTCTACCTGCCGGTCTCCATGCCCGTGCTGGCTACGGTCTCCTTATTCATTATGGTTGGACATTGGAATGCATATTTTGACGGGATTATCTATATCAAGGATGCCTCCAAGCTCCCGCTGGCGACCTTTATGCAGACCATTATCGTGCAGGCCGACATGACAAAGCTTGATCCGGCTGCCGTAGCCAATCTGTCGCAGCGTACCATCCGGGCGTCGCAGATCTTTATCAGCGCTTTGCCGATCCTGCTGGTCTATCCTTTTTTACAGCGGTATTTCGTAACCGGGATTGTGGTCGGTGCTGTAAAAGAATAG
- a CDS encoding vWA domain-containing protein — protein sequence MLRTLFNHFKTAQKIMRPIVLLLLVLCISAAPFAGGTASAASPAPSHIDAVLLIDVSNSMNKSDKNNIAGEAMKMFIDMLSAQGDKVGIVAYTDKVQREKALLQIGSAADKQDLKDFIDGLDRGAYTDIAVGMEEAVKVLENGSDPGHEPMIVMLADGNNDLNEATGRTQSQSDQELDAAVETAKQKGYPVYTIGLNADGKLNKEILADLSNKTSGKAFTTDSADDLPQILSEIFADHLKLKVVPVQSITANGSYQEVTVNVPNSSVLEANISIMSAKPVTAKLTDPSGKEAAIPSNDVLLSKSSTYSLIKLLSPEQGDWKLQVKGVPKDKIDINLVFNYDLELKLDALQSKTYKKGDTVEISSHLYSNGAQVTLSNLYQDMKAVLLATDTDTGKVQELPMDNSGAVFKGSFEIAESHNYKLKVRAEESSFYRESDVLTINAKTGAVATSTSKPAGAGGAEPAQDKSSSKTLYYIIGGIVLVLAAAVVLWLLRQKSNRGFVGQMVVEVLDGNTGEKTYPQYKKLAAFRGKFTLHQLLQLAPELKESEKLVFTPGKNDRLMLRGSEEISVERSGRVVDTARGLELKSGDRISVALQTVDKTILLEYLI from the coding sequence ATGCTTCGTACACTATTTAATCATTTTAAGACAGCCCAGAAGATAATGCGGCCTATAGTTCTGCTGCTGCTGGTATTGTGCATTTCGGCGGCGCCGTTTGCGGGCGGAACAGCAAGCGCAGCATCGCCCGCGCCCTCTCATATTGACGCTGTGCTGCTGATTGATGTCAGCAACTCCATGAATAAGAGTGACAAGAACAATATCGCGGGTGAAGCGATGAAAATGTTCATAGATATGCTGTCGGCGCAAGGGGATAAGGTCGGAATTGTGGCCTACACCGACAAGGTCCAGCGGGAGAAGGCGCTGCTGCAGATTGGCTCTGCCGCCGACAAGCAGGATTTGAAGGACTTCATTGACGGCCTGGACCGGGGAGCCTACACGGATATTGCCGTCGGGATGGAAGAGGCCGTGAAGGTGCTGGAGAACGGCAGCGATCCGGGGCATGAGCCGATGATCGTGATGCTGGCGGACGGCAACAATGACCTTAATGAAGCAACCGGCCGTACACAGAGCCAGTCGGACCAGGAACTGGATGCTGCGGTGGAAACGGCCAAGCAGAAGGGGTATCCGGTCTACACGATCGGGCTGAACGCCGACGGCAAGCTGAACAAGGAAATTCTGGCCGATCTGTCCAATAAAACGTCCGGCAAGGCGTTCACCACCGATTCGGCGGATGATCTGCCGCAGATTCTCAGTGAAATTTTTGCCGACCATTTGAAGCTGAAGGTTGTTCCGGTGCAGTCCATTACGGCGAATGGCAGCTACCAGGAGGTCACCGTCAATGTACCCAACAGCAGTGTGCTGGAGGCCAATATATCCATTATGTCGGCGAAGCCTGTTACCGCCAAGCTGACAGACCCGTCCGGGAAGGAAGCGGCTATCCCCTCGAACGATGTGCTGCTCTCCAAATCCAGCACCTACAGCCTGATCAAGCTGCTGTCGCCGGAGCAGGGGGACTGGAAGCTTCAGGTGAAGGGCGTGCCGAAGGACAAAATCGATATCAATCTCGTGTTCAACTATGATCTGGAGCTGAAGCTGGACGCGCTCCAGTCCAAGACTTACAAAAAGGGGGATACCGTAGAAATTTCCTCCCACCTGTACAGCAATGGGGCCCAGGTAACGCTCAGCAACTTATATCAGGATATGAAGGCGGTGCTGCTCGCGACAGATACCGATACAGGGAAGGTTCAGGAGCTTCCGATGGATAACTCCGGTGCGGTGTTCAAGGGCTCTTTTGAGATTGCGGAGAGCCATAATTATAAGCTGAAGGTGCGGGCGGAGGAGAGCAGCTTCTACCGCGAAAGCGATGTGCTTACGATCAATGCCAAGACGGGAGCGGTGGCCACAAGCACCAGCAAGCCAGCTGGAGCAGGGGGCGCTGAGCCGGCACAGGATAAGTCTTCATCCAAAACTCTCTATTATATAATTGGCGGCATTGTGCTGGTATTGGCGGCGGCTGTGGTGTTGTGGCTGCTGCGCCAAAAATCAAACCGCGGCTTTGTCGGGCAGATGGTAGTGGAAGTGCTGGACGGCAACACTGGCGAGAAGACCTATCCGCAGTACAAGAAGCTGGCGGCCTTCCGCGGCAAATTCACACTCCACCAGCTGCTGCAGCTGGCACCGGAGCTGAAAGAGAGCGAGAAGCTTGTATTCACTCCGGGCAAAAATGACCGCCTGATGCTGCGCGGCAGCGAAGAAATATCTGTTGAACGGTCCGGACGTGTGGTCGATACGGCGCGCGGTCTGGAGCTGAAGAGCGGCGACCGCATATCCGTGGCGCTGCAGACAGTAGACAAGACCATTTTACTTGAGTATTTGATATAA